One window of Penaeus chinensis breed Huanghai No. 1 chromosome 34, ASM1920278v2, whole genome shotgun sequence genomic DNA carries:
- the LOC125043755 gene encoding tRNA-splicing endonuclease subunit Sen34-like, giving the protein MTLTLTHGRVHVWNAKDADLIRRSYRIVGNLVGALPRNPHQVQMLGLPLQLMPEEVTLLIEKDFAKLVEYEEMKKEPVSELKEIFSDCRERCYEEQVVAAAEQRKREIEVIADKILSGKRKKLEKRMKSTPGSVTEAELNELTHEKVIEEECKKIQRLPEHLQVCEIFVENPLIKRLTPNEVRWSFPSSNIEKLRYAVFKDMWERDYYLTNGIKFGGDFLVYPGDPVLFHAKFIVKCVEDVDQVNIHDLVTWSRIGTSTKKTLVVASLGSTKKVEYKSYQWVEGENHVMEEM; this is encoded by the coding sequence ATGACGCTGACTCTGACACATGGAAGAGTACACGTATGGAATGCCAAAGATGCAGATCTTATTCGTAGGTCTTACAGAATTGTCGGTAATTTGGTCGGTGCTCTCCCTCGGAATCCTCACCAGGTACAGATGTTGGGACTTCCTCTCCAGCTTATGCCAGAAGAGGTTACTTTATTAATTGAAAAGGATTTTGCAAAGTTGGTAGaatatgaagaaatgaaaaaggagccAGTATCAGAACTGAAGGAAATTTTCAGTGACTGCCGGGAGCGGTGTTATGAAGAACAAGTTGTAGCAGCGGCTGAACagcggaagagagaaatagaagtcaTTGCGGATAAAATCCTTTCTGGTAAACGAAAGAAATTAGAAAAACGGATGAAGAGCACACCGGGATCTGTCACAGAGGCGGAGCTGAATGAACTTACTCACGAGAAAGTCATTGAAGAAGAATGCAAAAAGATTCAGAGATTACCAGAGCATCTTCAGGTCTGTGAGATATTTGTTGAAAATCCCTTAATAAAAAGACTAACCCCAAATGAGGTCAGATGGTCTTTCCCTTCAAGTAACATTGAGAAACTGAGATATGCGGTTTTTAAAGATATGTGGGAAAGAGATTATTACTTAACAAATGGTATCAAATTTGGTGGAGACTTCTTAGTGTATCCAGGAGATCCAGTACTGTTTCATGCAAAATTTATTGTGAAATGTGTGGAAGATGTAGATCAAGTGAACATCCATGACCTTGTGACCTGGTCTCGCATAGGCACATCAACTAAAAAGACTTTAGTGGTTGCAAGTCTTGGCTCAACCAAGAAAGTGGAATATAAGTCTTATCAGTGGGTAGAAGGAGAAAATCATGTAATGGAagaaatgtga